The Salminus brasiliensis chromosome 4, fSalBra1.hap2, whole genome shotgun sequence nucleotide sequence ACTTGGATTTAATTTTGCTCATCACAGACTTCTCAGagaaaaaaagtgaaagaagactgaaaagttaaagaaaaaaaatgcctATTTCCACAGTTTGATACTGTGATTAAACCATTTTATGTTTGTGCACTATTTGTAATGCAAACATCCAAGTCTCAAGGGTTAGAGCGAGGACAGACAGCAAATGTTGTTATGGTATCTGAAATGTATTGTTCAAAGGTTTAACTGCTGTGTGTCTATTGTGTGTCTGGATGGTTCAGATTTGGATAGGAGCAGACCTTCTGGCTACATCCCCTAAGGTCCTGCTGAATTAATAGAAGTCTACCCATTTATTCTAGAAAGGTGTAACTAGATATTCAGAGTGAGAGAACCTCACTGTGAAGTGTGGGGGAGGGGGCTGCCATGTACAACAACGTTCTGGAAATCAATCAAAAGGGCAAGGTACTAGTGGACTATTTTTAACAAAAGGATGGACATGTGTCAGCTCCTCAATATGATGTGCTGCGTCAGAGGCTTCAAAGAAGTTTACATCTGTGATCTGTTACACCTGCAAGTAAAACAGCCCCGTCCCTGACGTGTCTGACACTTTGTGGTTAACACTGAGTATTTTTTTGAGTATATGCCAACACCTCTTTCCAGACTACTATCCATGGCTTGTCGAATTGAAGCACAACAAATACGTCTTTGGGGAACAGTGTCATGATCCGCTGGGTCTGACAATGAGGATGAACACTCGcaaggggatggaccaaagcgagagagtttattaaaacaataaacaggGCAGAACACAGGAAAAAGCAGCAAACGTTTCCGGGATAAATGATAAACAGAAAGCCAAACGTGACAACGGAATCAGGGCAAAACAAAGGTGCACACCTGTGGCTGGTGAGATACGAGGGCTAGGCTAGCGTGCCAGGAATGAGCCAGAACAATAGCACTAACCAAAACCTACAGGCCGTGCCTGGGGAAAACAGTGAAACACAAAAGGGCTAGTCAGGCGCTTCAGAACTTACTTGACtcaagagctgaggaaacagctGCCGAACCCAAACGACAGAACCGATACAATAATTGGGCTAGCTTCCCTGAGTACAGACAATGCCACTAGCCCGTAATTGAGCTAACGACCATGACTGTGCTTTGAACCGTGACTGAAGCTAAGTGAGTTAAGCTCACTCACGTGAACAAGCCCCTACAGATCCTTATGGTACAATCCGTCCTTAGGTAAGAGAGTCAGCATGATTTGGCAGATACACAGGATTCCCTAGGCTAATGAGGTTAGCCTCTACTCCCTGAGTAGATGAGCCCAACAGATTCAGTCTGCACTAAGATACACAAAATTCAACACTGAGTTAAATTCTCGTCACTGGCTGCTGGCGCTAGCCATCTTTAAATATACCAGCCACAGGTGGAACATATTAATCAAAACCGTGAAGACAAACACATGCATAGTGAAGCGTGAACAGAACGTGACTGTTAACATAAAAGTCCGTGTCAACCTAAAAGTCCTTTagtaaacatgacatgaccatgaTAGAGAAATGCGGGCGTGACAAACGGCACAAACACCAAAGGGTCCCACATTCACATCCTAAGAAATTCTACTATTAGCATTCAATTCCCAAGGTTTTACAGCTTTTGATTATCAGCCTTGGAATCACATTAACTATTTTGCAAACTTTGAAACAGAAAAGCATTAAATTTGCAGGGCAGGAAGGTTGATGACAAAATTTATGATGTGTGAGAGATACTTCTTTTTTACCTGTAATGTTTGTCCTCCAGAAATTCAATGTATTTGACAATATTCTCCTTCAAATTCTGCTCTGTAAAGAAAAAGAAGGCTGAGGCAAAACACAGTTTACTTTTACAAAAAGGAAATCTAgtgaaaaacatttaattttttaaaagaatttttCTTTTAAGATTATTTTTCATTCTCTTGTTAACACATTAGTCAATACTGATGTATATGTATGCAAGTCTCCATACAGGAAGCCTTAAATTAacatggaaaaaaaatcatcatcatcatcatactcAATCATACTTAGTAGTTTGTACCTCGGTTAATACCTAGAACTGTGGATACATCATAAGAAAGCATTAAACCTATCTACTGTGGTTTACAAAGCTGACAAATTGACCATAACAAACCTACTGACAAAGCAAACTATAGCAGTGCCCCCCGCCTCTACCCCGCTCTCtaggcactgccctcctcctccctcttctctgacctgcttctctcctctttccacagatgacctcctacatcttctcacctccaataatcctaccacctgtccactagaccctgttccatcccctctgttccaaacaatcgctccaaacctccttcccttcatctcctctatcataaacagctctttgtcgtcaggtcaggtaccatcagccttcaagtctgccagagtcgtgcccatcctaaagaaaccaactctagacagcttggacattggcaactacagacctatctctcttctctcttttctttcaaaaattctcgaacgttctgtctgcaaccaactgtctctctttctcactctgaacaatcttcaggaccctaaccagtctggcttcaaagctgcacattctactgaaactgctctcattgcagttacagagaagctccatgcagctaaagctgccagactgtcctcggttctgatccttcttgacctctccgcagcttttgacacagtggaccacaagatcctcctgtctatccttgccggtcttggaattaccggctctgcatggcaatggtttgcatcatacctgcagggacgctcataccaggtaacgtggcagggcgacacgtccgctccttgtagtctctccactggcgttccacaaggctcagttcttggtcctcttcttttctcactctacactcactctcttggtaaagtgatatcctctcatggattctcttaccactgttacgccgatgacactcaactcatgctctctttcccaccgtctgacacacaggtttctgccggtatctcagcatgcctcgccgacgtctcttcttggatggcggctcaccacctcaaactcaaccccagcaagacggagctgctgtacataccgggaactgctggaccaagaaacgatcttgcgatcacctttgagaactcactggtcactccttctactgaagcccgaagccttggtgaagtgatggatgatcagttatcgttctcaagtcacgttgcaaacgtaactcagtcctgcagatttcttctgtacaacatccggagaattcgacccttcctctctagagaggccgcccaggtgcttgttcagtctctcgtcacttccagacttgactactgcaactctcttctggctggtctccctctgtgcaccatcaggcccctgcaactcatccagaatgcagcagcacgggtcgtcttcaatgtcccaaaatttagccatgtcactgcactgctgcgttctcttcactggcttcctgtagctgcccgcatcagatttaaaaccctgatgctggcctacaaagccaagaacggaccagcccctccgtatcagatggcaatggtcaaaatccaatccgcaccaagagcccttcgagctttaagtacggctcggctcgacccgccatccctcaaaatcctcggaagacaagcgtccaggcttttttctgtcctggcaccaaagtggtggaacgagctgcccctgggtgtccgaacgaatagttctatggtcgccttattgtattgtgtttagcaatgtctaaagcttagaggtatcttttgaattattagcctattctaactagcgaaggttttcttgggtaaatagcaaagcactttgtaagtcgctctggataagagcgtctgctaaatgccgtaaatgtaaatgtaaatgtagttagTTTGAAAGGAGAACTGCATTTTTAAATTAGAAATGATTTGTGCTGTCACCATGCAGACACAATATATTTATTGGATTAGCCTGATGGGGTAGAACCTTCCATAAAGTGTACTAGTTATATTAGTCTTATACTTCCAgggcaaaacaaaaaagaaaattccagcttggctgatcaactacatttgggataaggggattttttaaaaaacaaaatcttaAAAGAATTAGCAAGTTTTCAAATCTCTTTGAAAGCAAAAGTTGGCCCAGAAGCTGGGCAGCATTAAGATAGCCTTCTATATAATCTAGGGCAGTGCTGCTGGGAGGCTGTGACTTACCATTTTGGGCCTGTCTCTTCTGCAGCTCCTTTTTTAGCCGGCTGTGTTGCCCGTTCATGTCAGCCAGATCTTGGGCACATCCCGCACATAATGTCTGTAGTCTCTTTGCCAGGCTTTCCAGATGATCCCTCTCTCCATATAAAGACTTTATTTCTGCCTTCAGCTCCTTTGCAGTGCTAAAGTCACTTCCTGTACCAACAATGGACCACCGAGAGGTTAGAGAAGACTAACTTTGTTTTTGGTAGAGATCTGCTGTCTGCTCTTGAACATGAAAaggaaatgttttgttttttgtaaaaaaaagttacagTGTTAGAGTGAAAAACTGCTATGCCCTGGAGTCTGGTATTTTAATGTCTTAAGTGACTTTTTATAAATCcacaaaaaaactatttttctttttctttacttaCAATAGAGAAGTTTCTGTACCTGAAATGGCCGCTAGCTTGGCCTCATGCAAGGATAGCAATTGGGTCTCACTCTCACTAACTTTCCTTCTGAGACTATTTCCCAGCCTCTGGCTCATCAAAACCTGTGAGAgacaggggaaaaaaacataagcTAATAATGGAATAGAGCACAATTTTTCAATCACTGTCACAAAATGTTTCGTGTCTTAAAAGCTGgcataaacaataaaacaaaccgGATGAATGATTGAATGTCTACATACCTACATCACGCCTATATCCACATGCACATGCTCTGCATGTGTGCtaatatgtgcatgtgcagagTCAGTCATGCAGCGCAAACACACAAAGCAAAAATGTTAGCAAGCTGGACGTTACAACAGTTTTCACTGCTACAGATATAAAGAGGTGTGGCCATCTTTTCCCAACTGCTCCAGGTCTCAGATTTAAAGAGTGCCTTCTTCTAACTGCTGTTTTACGATCCCTTCACAGCTGTTCTTTAGGATGCAGATCTGGACTCACTGCACTTATAAACTCTCTAGTACAGCAACTGCACTTAAGAACTCTAGTTGTCTTAAACCACTTCTGGGTGCTTTTTAAAGTATGCTATCATTGTTCTGCTGAAAAACCCATGACCTCTCACAGAGAtccagctttctgacactgggcattGCGCTGAAAAATACTTTGTGTACAAAATGTAGATAGTGCCAGTGATTACTGACTAgttgtttagtttttataccATATCTGACTCAAACTCAGTCAAAGCAACTCTAAGAAGTATAAAACTAATGAGCTTCTTGAGGAAACATAGTAAAGACCTAACAGTAAGTACCCTTACAGATGTGTGTAAAACAAATTGGGATATACAACAAGCAATGAATCAGAATTGAATTAAACACCACACAATATGATGACTGTTGATATAATGAAGACTTACTTTGGCTGATGCTTCTTTTATGAATATACTCAAAGCTTGTTCCTGCTCCTGAAGTCTGCAGATAGAGAAAGGAAAACTAGACCGACGTTCAACAAATAGAAAACATTTGCTTACATGTCTGTTTAAACAGACCAGAAACAGATCAATAAAGTTCCATTTTATTGGAATGCATTTCATTAATCAAATGaaagtaaatgacagtaaaatGTCACCAGTGcaacattttacacacatatgATGTAATTATGGGAGAGGAGATAGGGAGCTACTCGCAATTAAACTCGCATTAGAAGAGAATGTCTGCAGCCAATCACCTCTTTTCGGTCAGAGTATTTTTGTAATGCGAAACTCGATGCTTGTCAATCCCATTCGTCGTTTTCATGTTTAACATCACACATCGACCAGGTTCTAGAAATACTAATGCAGATGCCTCATCACTTATGTATCAGACAGAACAGGGCGAGGCCGAACCACCTACTAACATTTTGCAAAAAGAGATAGAGGAGGCTACATACAGagatttaataaatacagtgctagtattaataaatacaaaactaGTGCTGCAGCGTAACAAGgagcaggcaggcagacatCGCAATGACACTCCAGTTTATCAACCGGGTGGGGTGTTTTTTGTATGCAATTCCTCACCATTATTTCTCAGCTCAGAGCTGAGATCTCTTAGGGTACCCAAACTTAGCACAGTGCACTCCTCAAACACCACACTTTTCTTGcttaaagtttttaaaaacaataattaatcTCTAACATTGTCTTTCAAAGATGAGTTTGTCTTctactttattaaccaaagcATGAGAGCACTAAGGGGGCAGtaagggggcagtggtggataAGCGGTTAGagctgggctcggcaagctgccactgttgggcaaagcCATTCACCCTCTCTACTCCCCaggcgccacagcaatggctgcccaccgctccgggcatatgtgctcactgtccactgtgtgtgtttcgctggtgtataaggtaaaggtgcacatatttgtcactgtactatgtacagcgaaatgtgcatttaacccatctgtggtagtgaacacacacacactagtgaaataggggcagtgagtacacacacacccagagccgtgggcagccaactccagcgcccggggagcagagagggtaaagggccttgccttggtgtgcatgtgtgttcactgcacggatgggataaaagcggGAGCCAAATTCCAGCTGTGTccgtcacaaatggtcaatatgGTTTTCTTGATATATTTGTCTTGACGACTGTAATAGGCTACATTACTAGAGCATCCTCAGTCTTTTCCATTTATAAAACGGTTGCAAAGGGTTTTATAATGTCAAGCACCTAATCTCATAATCCAAGGGGGATTAGTAATTCTCAATTTCAAATCCAAAAGGTGATGTTAAATCTGtttatattttaagttgttttctTATCTGATGTCTGTAtaatacagtggggcaaaaaagtatttagtcagccactgattgtgcaaattctcctacttagaaagaagagagaggtctgtaattttcatcataggtacacttcaactatgagagacaaatgagaaacaaaatccaggaaatcacattataggatttttaaagatttttttttgtatatctGGCATTTTGGCCCATTCCACCATGCAGATCTCtgctagagcagtgatgttttggggctgccGCTGGGCAaaacggactttcaactccctccacagattTTCTATGAGGTtaaggtctggagactggctaggccactgcAGGACCTTGAATTattttttacagagccactccttcaaTGCCCGAGCAGTGTGTTTGgcatcattgtcatgctggatgacccagccacgttccatcttcaatgctctcactgatggaaggaggttttggcttaaaatctcatgATACATGAGaccccctttgcagaaaaacagccccaaacaTAATGTTTCCcatccccatgcttcacagtaggtatggtgttctttggatgcaactcaacATTTTTCTTTCTACAAACATGACGAGTtaagtttttaccaaaaagttctattttggttttatctgaccacatgatattctcccaatcctcttctggatcatccatatgctctctagcaaacttcatgtactggcttaagcaagggggacacgcctggcactgcaggatttgagccCCCTttcggcgtagtgtgttactgatggtagcctttgttactttggtcccagctctctgcaagtcattcatcaggtccctccgtgtagttctgggatttttgttcaccgttctcatgatcatttcgACCCCACGGAATGAGATCTTGTGTGTGGCCCCAGATggagggagattatcaatggtcttgtatgtcttccattttcttacaattgctcccacagttgatttatacaccaacctgcttgcctattgtagattcactcttcccagcctggtgcaggtctacaattttcttcctggtgttcttcgacagctctttggttgtgaccatggttaagtttggagtctgactgtttgaggctgtggacagatgtcttttatacagataatgaggtcaaataggtgccattaatacatgtaacaagttgttacaggtcttgtaaaaaaatcttgcttgtttgtgggtggtCAAATAATTATTtcccaccataatttacaaataaagtctttaaaaatcttacaaagtgatttcctggatttttacCTCATTTGTCTCTCACAGTTGAAGTGTGCCTATGTGTGctatgaaaattacagacctctctcatctttcaagtaggagaactttcacaatcagtggctgactaaatacatttttgccccactgtatgtgCCAGCTGTTCACAATAGCTGCAAAGACAGCAATACAATAATAAAGTAGTGCCTAATGCACTGTTTAACTAGTTTTATAACCTGCAGTAACTAATTTCCATTGCTTGATTAATGAGACCCATACATTTGCCTTTTGGTAAACTGGATCACTACTCCTATAGGCAGAAACGGAAATGGAAGTCACCTACTATCAGGGAGTTGCATGGCTAGTCAAACCAATCAAATTCTATTTTTTGGTGATGTGGAGTGGAAAATGTTCTGTAGTTTACTAAGCAAtggtaaaaaaaactaattaattTAGCAACTTCCACATCAACATGCATTGGCATTGGTCACAAATATGAATGGTTGAGCTATGTTTAAAGCAATTGTcaagatatacacacacaaactgctgTGCTGTTTATTGAATAATCTTTGACCATTATGATGCTTAGCTACGCTGTTCACTAGAAATTACACTGTTGTGTGCATTGTTGAAAACTGTAGTGTCTTTAAAATCATGCTTGAATTTCACGTCATGATTCAGAAACTGGACAATGTACTCAATTAGTGTCCTACAACATAAATAGGGATCCATTTCAGTCATAGTCACCAAATTAATCAGAAAATGCATTGAGGACGATGTGATATCAAAGACAGTACTGTTATCGGTGATATCGGTGCTTCAAACTAGCCATCATTGTCCCTGTTCCAAAGACAATGTTGCTTAAATGACCGGCTGGTTAGATACCTCATGTGATCTCACTACCTCAGTGGACCTACTGCAACTTGCATACAGATGAAACAGATTCACTAACAATGCAATAGATTTGACAAGCTGCCCTCTTCCAACACCATATCCGTGAATATTGTTAACCTGACTACACCTACTTTCCGGTCGTAAGgccaggtaggtaggtaggtaggtaggtaggtcactttatttatcccacgggAAAGTCactttttacagcagcaaaatcaaacaagagagcagcataataaaggcacttaaaatagtagtaagatttctttcatttttaggCCCTGTCTGttagtaatattaatatgagACAACAATAAACAAGAATCTACTAGTGTTTGAACAACATATTTAAGGTACCTGACAATACACGGAAGTGGAGACAGAGAAATCTGGACACGGTGCTTGAAAAAGATCAGGTCTTCCAGTGTTTGGCCAATCAGGCGCAGCTGAGCTGGGCTGCAGCCTTGCAGTATGGTTCCCTCAATCTCTACTGTCTCCAGCTTGCGCTCTTCCTGAATCAGCTGCTCCTCCAAAGCCAGGCTCTGTTTACGTAGTTCTTCCAGTCTGCGCTGCAGCACTACCATCTCTTCCTGAAGAAAATTAGCAGTTGACAGTACTCTTAGGCTTTTGTATgattaaataaaacatgatattaaaaACAATTTACACATCAATGTGGTGGtctatattttaattattatattatgcaaACACACTATTTTGAATGCACCTGAATCAGCTCTTTCTTCTGTAGAAGCTGCTCTCGTTCTGGTCCCATGTGACATTCATcagatttctcattttgtctgtttaaataaagtgatcttTAAGGAAAAATTTAACTATATAATGAGTAAAGAGAAGCAGTATGTTTGGCATATTTGATAGCTAGTTACTTTGTCCAAATAAATTACAGTTTGTGGCATCTAATCATCTAATCTGCCTTTAGGTATTAATAAGTTATGTAATTATGCAAAGACCTTTTGAGGTCCAATGTTGTTACAGACCTGCATTCTGAATTTGTCCTCCGGAGAGCATTATGAATTGTCACCCTGAGCCTCTCCAAAAAGCAAGCAACTTTGGGATGTCTGGAGGGTAGGCCAGGCTTCAGGGAGGCCTGTTGCTTCATTAGTTTGTCCAACTTCTTACTGAAGTGTTCAGCTAAAAGTACACacatggtttaaaaaaatagcatgtatatatacagtttaCAACTCATAGCCATACCACAGCAGAGCGTGAAAGAAAAATATGACAAATGCCCTAAAAACACAAGCTCAAGGTGCATTGCTACTTTTACTATTTAAagattttagtttttaaaataattcgcAACACTATGATGTTTTTTGTTATGACGTTTTTACTTTGTGTAATCAAAATAAAttcttaaacatttttaatgcatctcagctttgtttttatacatCGTTGGCCACAGTTGTGTAATTGGTACAGACATAACTACCATTTGCGCAAACTAagcagtaataaaaaaaaaatctaaattatcTAACATCATTTTGTTTCAGCTCCACTCTTCGGTTTTCATTTCCTCCTCTATTGCCATGGTGCTCTCAGTGCAACTCTGAATCTCCTGGCAATAGAGGAGGAAATGAAAACCGAAGAGTGGAGCTGAAACAAAATGATGCCACTGAGGAGCATCTTACCTACAACTTTCAGCGGCAAAATGAGAAGCTCaaaaaggtatatatatatatatatatatcatccatatgctctctggcgaacttcagacgggcctggacgtgTACtggcagggggacacgcctggcactgcaggatttgggTCCCTCTctgcgtagtgtgttactgatggtagccctTGTTACATTGGTCctagctctctgcaggtcattcatcaggtccctccgtttaagttctgggatttttgttcaccgttctcatgatcatttcgaccccacgggatgagatcttgcgtggggcAACAGATCAAGGGatattatcaatggtcttgtatgtcttccattttcttacaattgctcccacagttgatttattcacaccaacctgcttgcctattgtagattcactcttctcAGCCTGGtacaggtctacaattttctttctggtgtccttcgacagctcttcgGTTGTGGctatggttaagtttggagtctgactgtttgaggctgtggacaggtgtcttttatacagataacgaggtcaaacaggtgccattaatacaggtaacaagtggaggacagaatagTTTGAGAagagttgttacaggtctgtgagtgccagaaatcttgcttgtttgtgggtgaccaaatacttattttccaccataattcaCAAATAAATTATCCTCTTCAACATTGGAGTCCATGACATGACCGTGATagggagttcttgatcgcctgtgagccgcggcccgagACTGCCCCTGGGGCAGGCGCGGCGGCGCGGGCATGACAGTAATCTTCACCAGTCCTGGTAAACCATAGCTGAGCTGGACATCCAGTGTATGGAAAAACAAAACCCTTCAGTACTGTCTAGGATACAttatttaaagtgtttattCTCCAGGAAGATGCAGGAACcctattgtttttgttttcttcttctttatggTCCAAGTGTGGCAACTTCATTGTTTTGGGGTTTATCTTGAAATGACATTCATTGGCCTGATGGTGGCACTGCAGCACATTAAAAAGCGTTTTTGTCCAAAAACTTCTAAACTGTAGGTATAATAATCACAATAGTTTTTTTCTGATTCCTTGGGTCAATCCAAAGAACTTTTATTTTTGGACCACTAACATCCGCctaattagattttttgctAATTTGCATAATATGCAAAACCTACTTAGTTAAACTAGTACACAGATTTTTACCACTCCTCACATAAATggtaataaataaatggtatAAAATAATCAGTAAGGTCTGTATGTTaagaattataaaaaataaaaacaaacgaCAAATATGGGAGCCTaatgcaaatgaactgaattggAGCCAAATTTGCTCCAACAGCTCTGACTTTTGAATGCTTAAGCATATTTCAACAAAACGTCTCAGTGGACATATACCAAAAGGGGCTGGGCCAGTGCTACAAAACTGTTTCTCAGCAACCATATATACAATCAAGCTGAAATTGTGCAGGTTTTTACCTATACCCTATTACATATTTTGCTTTCAAAGGATtaatttatatgtaaaatattgtagTTGCTATTAATTAGTCATTTCCCAAGCTAAACATTCACCAGTCAGGATGTTCCTTATAAGTAGATATATCAAATAGGATATATAGGATATTCTATTACCCAGTGAGCTCGAGAGGCTTTGGCACTCCGCGCCCTTCGCCTCTACTCGAGACGGTTATCAACCCGTTGGGCCAACTCAATGAGTCGATCGAAGGAGGTGGGAGGGTCACGGTAAGCCAGCTCATCCTTGAGCTCCTCACTAAGACCATGGTGGAAAGCTGAGGTGAGTGCTGGCATTCCACCCGCTCTCCGCCGATAGTGTGCGGAATTCGATGACGTAATCAGCCACCGACCTTTTTCCCTGACGCAGGTGCAGGAGGCGGGGTCTCCACGGACAGGGAGGTCGAAGGTTTTCTAGATTACAGGTACCATACAGCTCCACCTACTTTTAATGTCTTGCTAATTTGCATAATATGCTAAACCTGCAAAGTAATTCTAGTTTTTGCTGTTGTTCCCAAAAGTTAAAAAATGCCTGAAAAAACCCTAAGAGTCTGACTTTCAAGACCCTGAAAAAACTTTATGTAAAATGACTGCCATATGCTaattaatacatacacataGTCACTGTTTATTCGGGCATAGACTCTGAGTTAAAAACTAATTTGTAAATAAGTGTGTTAAAATGCTTACTATATACTGCTTGTTTATTCATAGTCATCAGGTAAAAAATTATTActaacaatatttaaaaaaatttctAACCTAAATTACTATGACTTTTCAGCAGTTAATCTAATCATCTCATATCCGTCGTATCCTATTAAGATGTACAAATTGGTTTCAATTTTaggaatattaataatatttttattatgataCTATGGTGTCTACAGTCAAATGGAACTATCTAGACTAAAGGCAGCTGatcaataatcataatatatatgGACATCTTTTGACAAATTCTAACTCACTTTTGATAACAAGTTATCATCGCCTAACAAGGTCAGCCTAAGGCTTAATAGAATCCCAATACCAGTTACAATCTCTAAGTCTCTGTGTTTTTCTCTAAAACATTTACAATTAATGAACAGGAACAAAACATGTGAAATAGCGAACCTTCTATTTATCTATATACCTTCTACCCTTctataaaataaagaatatcTAGAGCATCTCGTTAAGCCTTTCAGGGGtgtcttatgtttttttgtCTCTACCGTTAAAATATGTCTGGGGGCGCTATTAAGCAAGCAATGGAGTAGGTCATGTTTCAGAATAAGTAGTCATTTAAGTGTTATTTTGGCGTAATGCatacaaaaaacattttctatCCAACAAAATACACTAATAATGACTGTCAGGACCACTAAAGGTCATAATGTTGCAGTCTCAAT carries:
- the disc1 gene encoding disrupted in schizophrenia 1 protein isoform X3; translation: MNKYEGLIQDCLHENRTNFRIESMKFKLQRLQKKAVLDDDYDTAEHFSKKLDKLMKQQASLKPGLPSRHPKVACFLERLRVTIHNALRRTNSECRSLYLNRQNEKSDECHMGPEREQLLQKKELIQEEMVVLQRRLEELRKQSLALEEQLIQEERKLETVEIEGTILQGCSPAQLRLIGQTLEDLIFFKHRVQISLSPLPCIVRLQEQEQALSIFIKEASAKVLMSQRLGNSLRRKVSESETQLLSLHEAKLAAISGSDFSTAKELKAEIKSLYGERDHLESLAKRLQTLCAGCAQDLADMNGQHSRLKKELQKRQAQNEQNLKENIVKYIEFLEDKHYSVGSMAVKRIWEADLEACHLLLQGLQLHTLVCSKSEDLSPAPEKCPQVQAFSKAQADYAMLTALASCCGSEANLQHKFTKKLEEFLCCLEDSHHKNLHSESVDLTEQFEFISEKLLFLEEQLQTAMQISDQDITSSLEKDVQEVKTTLQYMLSQLQRGFLVHEEEGQEDKVHFCDLDGGEKIKA